One segment of Metallosphaera cuprina Ar-4 DNA contains the following:
- the cdvB1/B2 gene encoding cell division protein CdvB1/B2 — protein MTSKVEEFVKNWNGRQEPGIGERFKNAFKQKQPLRYKLVTANYKLKTTISRLEVYISKMQERDRVLFERIVTAQMSKDNARASMYANEIAEIRKMTRQMIAVQIALEQVQLRLETVTEVADVFNSLVPVIGVVRELKNAIKGVMPEISMEIADIEEGLQEVVIEAGDFTGASLEQAATSPEARKILQEASAIAEQRMKENFPDLPAFVSTTQKAENGNNGK, from the coding sequence ATGACCAGTAAAGTAGAGGAATTCGTTAAGAACTGGAACGGTAGGCAAGAGCCCGGAATTGGAGAGAGATTTAAGAACGCTTTCAAGCAAAAGCAACCTCTAAGGTACAAGCTGGTTACCGCTAATTACAAGTTGAAGACAACCATAAGCAGACTAGAAGTCTACATCTCCAAAATGCAGGAGAGAGACAGAGTACTGTTCGAGAGAATAGTCACCGCCCAGATGTCTAAGGACAACGCTAGAGCCTCCATGTACGCTAACGAGATAGCGGAGATAAGGAAGATGACAAGGCAAATGATAGCGGTTCAAATAGCTTTAGAACAGGTTCAGCTCAGGTTAGAAACTGTGACTGAGGTTGCCGACGTATTCAACAGTCTGGTTCCTGTCATAGGCGTGGTAAGAGAGTTAAAGAATGCGATAAAGGGAGTGATGCCCGAAATCAGCATGGAGATTGCTGATATAGAGGAAGGATTACAGGAGGTAGTCATAGAGGCGGGAGACTTCACCGGAGCGAGCCTTGAACAGGCTGCGACAAGCCCAGAGGCGAGGAAGATATTGCAGGAGGCAAGCGCGATAGCTGAGCAGAGAATGAAGGAGAACTTCCCAGACCTTCCCGCATTCGTTAGCACTACGCAGAAGGCGGAAAACGGAAATAATGGCAAATAA